A stretch of DNA from Curtobacterium sp. MCBD17_035:
AGGGCAGCGCCTGGGGCTGTTCGCCGGCTCGGGTGTCGGCAAGTCGTCCCTGCTGTCGATGATCGCGCGGGGGAGCGACGCGGCCGTGAGCGTCATCGCCCTCGTCGGTGAACGCGGTCGCGAGGTCCGGGAGTTCCTCGAGGACGACCTCGGGCCAGCCGGGCTCGCTCGTTCGGTCGTCGTCGTCGCCACCTCCGACGAGCCGGCGCTCATGCGGCTCCGGGCGGCGTTCCTGGCGACCCGCATCGCCGAGTCGTTCCGCGACGCCGGACAGGACGTCGTCCTCATGATGGACTCGCTCACCCGCGTCGCGATGGCGCAGCGGGAGATCGGCCTGTCCGTGGGCGAGCCGCCCGCGACCCGCGGGTACCCGCCGTCGACCTTCTCGCTCCTCGCAGGCCTGCTCGAGCGTGCCGGAACGGACCGCGTCGGCAGCGTCACCGGCCTGTACACGGTGCTCGTCGACGGCGACGACCACAACGAGCCGATCGCCGACGCGGCGCGGAGCATCCTCGACGGGCACGTCGTGCTCGACCGGCGCCTGGCGGTCACGGGACACTTCCCGTCCGTCGACCCCCTCGGGTCGGTGTCCCGCGTCGCCGGCAAGGTGACGCCCGCGGACCGCCGCTCCCTCGCCACCACGCTCCGATCGGTCATGGCCGCGCGGAAGGCCGCGCAGGACCTGCTCGACGTCGGGGCGTACCAGCGGGGGAGCAACCCCCTCGTCGACGCCGCGGTGGACCACCAGGGCGCGATCGACGCGTTCCTCCGGCAGGGCATGGACGAGCGCGCCGAGGCCGAGGACTCCTGGCGACGGCTCGCCGCCCTGGTCGCGCGGTTCGGGGGCGTCTGATGCCCCGCCGCTTCGCCCTGGCCGGACTGCTCCGCCTCCGGCACGCGCAACAGGACCAGGCCGCCGCCGAGCTGGCTGCCGCCAACGAGCGGCTCCGCGACGCCGCCGACGCACGGATGGCCGCCCGCCGCACGCTCGACGACCCGCAGGCCGAGGTCACCGACGCCGCGGTGCTCAGCGCGGTCGCCGCCGCCCGCGCCGCGACCCGCGGGATGCTCGAGGAGCTCGCGGGGGTCGAGGCCACCCGCCGTGCCGCCGCCGACCGGGCCCGCAGTGCCCACCACGACGCACGCCGTGCCGCGATCGGACTCGAGAAGCTCGAGCAACGGCACGCCGAGCGCGTCGCCGAGGAGGACCTGCGCGCCGAACAGCTCGTCCTCGACGAGATCGCCGCCCGCACGGCACGACCCACGCCGCCGGAGACCGAGCGTCCCGCGGCCCCGACCGACCCCACCGGAGGTGCCCGATGACCGTCGACGCGGTGTTCGCCCGGATCCAGGAGATCCAGTCCCAGATCGCCACCCTGCGCGGCGGTGTCGACGCGAGCGCGACCGCCACGAGTTCCACCGATGCCTCGACCGCGTTCGCGGACGCCCTGAGCGCCGCGAGCGACCCGACGACGGCGACCGGCGCCAGTGCCACCGCTGCTCCGGCCACCACCGACGCTGCCGCGCCGACGTCGACGGATGCCGAGGCCGGCACGCTGGCGACGGGGTCCGGGGCCACCGGAACCGAGGTCGTGGCGGACGCGGAGAAATACCTCGGCGTGCCGTACGTGTTCGGTGGCACCACCCGGTCCGGTATGGACTGCTCGGGACTCGTCCAGACGGTGTTCAAGGACCTCGGCGTCCACATGCCCCGCGTCGTGCCGGACCAGGCGAAGATGGGCGTCGCCGTGCCCTCGCTGGCCCAGGCGCAGCCCGGGGACCTCATCATCCCGAAGGGCGAGGGCCACGTCGTCATCTACGTCGGCAACGGGAAGGTGCTCCACGCGCCGCACCCCGGCAAGGACGTCCGCATCGTCGACAACTGGCTGAAGGACAGCGACATCGCGACGATCCGACGCATCGTGCCGTCGACCGCCACGTCCTCGCCCCCGTCCGCGGCCGCCTCCGACGCGTCCGCGGTCGCGTCCGCCCGGTCCCTCCTGGCGTCGCTGTCATCCGCGACGGGAGCGGGCTCGAGCGCGTCGTCGCTCGACGCGCTGGCGTCGCTCGGCGGGCTGTCCTCACTGTCCTCGCTGTCCTCGCTCGGGGGCCTGTCGTCGCTCTCGTCGCTCGGCGGCACCGCGGGGACCTCGTCGGCCGACCTCCAGACAGCGGCGCTCATGTCGCTGCTCGGCGGCGGGAGCATCGCATGACCGTGCTCGCCACGCCCGCGGCACCGCCGCCCGCGGCGCCACGGTCCGGTACGGGACGTCCGACGTCGCCCACCGGCTCCGGGGACTTCGACGCGACCCTGGCCTCCGTCGCCACCGACAGCGATCGGGACGGCCGGTCCGACGACCGGCTGGACCAGGAGGCCGGCGTCCGACCCGATCACCGGCCCGCTCCGTCGACCGGGAGGCCCGGGAGCAGCCACGAGGACCGCGCCGCACGACCACGGGGTCGCCACGACGGCGCCGACCGCCATGCGGAACGAGCCCGGTCGGCATCGACGCCCGCGAACGGGACGGACGCGGGCGACCAGTCCGGCGCCGACGTCGGGGACGGGCTCGTGGACGTCGCCGGCGCCGCGGCGCTCGCGAGCCTGGCTGCTGCCGTCACCGGGGCGTCCTCGGCGACCGCCGGTGCGCCCTCGGCCGTGGCCGACACCGGAGCCGCGTCCGGCTCGGCCGGCGCTGTCCCGACGGGCGCGGGTGCTGCGCTCGACGTCCCCGGTGCCACGACCGCCACGGCCACCACCGTCGCCGGGGGCGCCGTGCCGACGGGCGTCGGTCTCGGCGCGGACCCG
This window harbors:
- a CDS encoding C40 family peptidase, with protein sequence MTVDAVFARIQEIQSQIATLRGGVDASATATSSTDASTAFADALSAASDPTTATGASATAAPATTDAAAPTSTDAEAGTLATGSGATGTEVVADAEKYLGVPYVFGGTTRSGMDCSGLVQTVFKDLGVHMPRVVPDQAKMGVAVPSLAQAQPGDLIIPKGEGHVVIYVGNGKVLHAPHPGKDVRIVDNWLKDSDIATIRRIVPSTATSSPPSAAASDASAVASARSLLASLSSATGAGSSASSLDALASLGGLSSLSSLSSLGGLSSLSSLGGTAGTSSADLQTAALMSLLGGGSIA
- a CDS encoding FliI/YscN family ATPase, which codes for MGTPLRIRPAALDRAVAAARPQRVGVVTSAVGLGLTIAGLDCAIGEVVAVGRDGEPPVAVEVVATDASGIRCMPLHRLTGVTAGTPARPTGRPVLVPTGAGLFGRVLDGLGRPIDGAGPLDADDLVPLDHDTPSAMHRARIATPLQLGVRVLDTLTTVGRGQRLGLFAGSGVGKSSLLSMIARGSDAAVSVIALVGERGREVREFLEDDLGPAGLARSVVVVATSDEPALMRLRAAFLATRIAESFRDAGQDVVLMMDSLTRVAMAQREIGLSVGEPPATRGYPPSTFSLLAGLLERAGTDRVGSVTGLYTVLVDGDDHNEPIADAARSILDGHVVLDRRLAVTGHFPSVDPLGSVSRVAGKVTPADRRSLATTLRSVMAARKAAQDLLDVGAYQRGSNPLVDAAVDHQGAIDAFLRQGMDERAEAEDSWRRLAALVARFGGV